A single region of the Aeromonas hydrophila subsp. hydrophila ATCC 7966 genome encodes:
- a CDS encoding methyl-accepting chemotaxis protein, with protein MKWIFTPAIRLGNQLSFKYKFLLWSCLMLLPLAYSMTNLLGRLQDDNAQARKELAGVVKLAPLPAIEQALLTHRNLVTRHGYEQNPVGEEEVKAAARAVDASLAAFAATKQQNPVFDTLAQEWSSLQSEALGLEVDQSNLRHDKLLTEVRHLYKSITAASSLVQDPALGTYYMVVLASERLPQLRDLLAQVRDRAATIADFGLFQAQGYSALRFRLDLINATLQELEADLTLLYEMAPAYRSELGQQTDALLLQAHQGVDTLENKMMKDQQVQLSSKEVLALGDGLDAAITALAGQVRERLEADLHQRMTANQHHFWWVTGPLTAILLVYLYLMIGAYLSLRGTVGRVREIAARVNAQDLSQQIEIVGQDELAAISRDYNVTLQTLRTLMLRVRENGVSVVESATEIEARTCRSQEVIADQQGETHQVATAIKELAATSHDMAGNAQQAARMTQEAQAVVGQGEAVVERTIKAIDHINREVLRTAETIGQLEQQCSQIGGVIGVIRGIAEQTNLLALNAAIEAARAGEQGRGFAVVADEVRSLANRTQGATVEIQQMIEQLQTGARASVSAMSAASREAQEGVGLAQEAQQAFGAITERVGSMVDTNSVIASAIEQQGAVVNEIERNVVRISDGSDEALQVANAARDAARQIHQLTEQLRAMVQSFVL; from the coding sequence ATGAAATGGATATTCACGCCCGCCATCCGGCTCGGCAATCAGCTCTCCTTCAAGTACAAGTTTTTGCTCTGGTCCTGCCTGATGCTGCTGCCGCTCGCCTACAGCATGACCAACCTGCTGGGTCGGCTGCAGGACGACAACGCCCAGGCCCGCAAGGAGCTGGCCGGCGTGGTCAAGCTAGCGCCGCTGCCCGCCATCGAGCAGGCCCTGCTGACCCATCGCAACCTGGTCACCCGCCACGGCTATGAACAGAACCCGGTCGGCGAGGAGGAGGTCAAGGCCGCAGCCCGGGCCGTCGATGCCAGCCTGGCCGCCTTTGCCGCCACCAAACAGCAAAACCCCGTGTTCGATACCCTCGCCCAGGAGTGGTCCAGCCTGCAAAGCGAGGCGCTCGGGCTCGAGGTGGATCAGAGCAACCTGCGCCACGACAAGCTGCTGACCGAGGTGCGCCACCTCTACAAGAGCATCACCGCCGCCAGCAGCCTGGTGCAGGATCCCGCGCTCGGCACCTACTACATGGTGGTGCTCGCCAGCGAGCGGCTGCCGCAGCTGCGCGATCTGCTGGCCCAGGTGCGGGATCGGGCCGCCACCATCGCCGACTTCGGCCTGTTTCAGGCCCAGGGCTATAGTGCGCTGCGCTTTCGCCTCGACCTCATCAACGCCACCCTGCAGGAGCTGGAGGCCGACCTGACCCTGCTCTATGAGATGGCGCCCGCCTATCGCAGCGAGCTGGGCCAGCAGACCGACGCCCTGCTGCTGCAGGCCCACCAGGGGGTCGATACCCTGGAGAATAAGATGATGAAGGACCAGCAGGTGCAGCTCTCCAGCAAGGAGGTGCTGGCGCTGGGGGATGGGCTGGATGCCGCCATCACGGCGCTGGCGGGTCAGGTGCGCGAGCGGCTGGAGGCGGATCTGCACCAGCGCATGACCGCCAACCAGCACCACTTCTGGTGGGTGACCGGGCCGCTGACCGCCATCCTGCTGGTCTATCTCTACCTGATGATCGGCGCCTATCTCTCCTTGCGTGGCACCGTGGGCCGGGTGCGGGAGATCGCCGCCCGGGTCAACGCCCAGGATCTCAGCCAGCAGATCGAGATCGTCGGCCAGGATGAGCTGGCCGCCATCAGCCGGGATTACAACGTGACTCTGCAGACCCTGCGCACCCTGATGCTGCGGGTGCGGGAGAACGGCGTCAGCGTAGTGGAGAGCGCCACTGAAATCGAAGCGCGGACCTGCCGCTCCCAGGAAGTGATCGCCGATCAGCAAGGGGAGACCCATCAGGTGGCCACCGCCATCAAGGAGCTGGCCGCCACCTCCCACGACATGGCGGGCAACGCCCAGCAGGCCGCCCGCATGACCCAGGAGGCGCAGGCCGTGGTGGGTCAGGGCGAGGCGGTGGTCGAGCGTACCATCAAGGCCATCGACCACATCAACCGCGAGGTGCTGCGCACCGCCGAGACCATCGGCCAGCTGGAGCAGCAGTGCAGCCAGATTGGTGGCGTCATCGGGGTGATCCGCGGCATCGCCGAGCAGACCAACCTGCTGGCGCTCAACGCCGCCATCGAGGCGGCCCGCGCCGGCGAGCAGGGGCGCGGCTTCGCGGTGGTGGCCGACGAGGTGCGCTCGCTGGCCAACCGCACCCAGGGGGCCACGGTCGAGATCCAGCAGATGATCGAGCAGCTGCAAACCGGCGCCCGCGCCTCGGTCAGCGCCATGTCCGCCGCCAGCCGCGAGGCGCAGGAGGGGGTCGGTCTGGCCCAGGAGGCTCAGCAGGCCTTTGGCGCCATCACCGAGCGGGTGGGCAGCATGGTCGACACCAACTCGGTGATCGCCAGCGCCATCGAGCAGCAGGGGGCCGTGGTCAACGAGATAGAGCGCAACGTGGTGCGCATCTCCGATGGCAGCGACGAGGCGCTGCAGGTGGCCAACGCGGCCCGCGACGCCGCCCGCCAGATCCACCAGCTCACCGAGCAGCTGCGTGCCATGGTGCAGAGCTTCGTGCTCTGA
- a CDS encoding L-cysteine desulfidase family protein, whose translation MKQAWQQYLQIIQQVVKPALGCTEPIAAAYAAAVAARQLGCKPVRLEVVVSDNLYKNSMGVYVPGTGKIGLAIAAAAGAIGGNAEAGLEVLAAITPAQVAEAQELIDAGQVQVSRTSAPEFIYCRVRLLGLDAEGTEHSAEVTLCGGHTRIVEQRCNDEVTFTAEQGQGGATGAICDGVDISIAAIHEFATQVEFEQIRFILQASELNGKLSDEGMNNPYGLEIGRTMQQNIQAGLIGEDVMNRIVMRTAAASDARMGGASLPAMSNFGSGNQGIAATIPVVVIAERFGASEEQLARALIMSHLGAIYIKSHYPPLSAFCGNTVTSAAAAMAMVYLAGGSFEQSCHAIQNVLSDSAGMVCDGAKASCAMKVSTSSGAAVRGFLMALNSHGVSGQGIVAGNVEQTIRNVGQMVKDGMSATDSTIIDIMSA comes from the coding sequence ATGAAGCAAGCGTGGCAGCAGTATCTGCAGATTATTCAACAGGTTGTCAAACCGGCGCTGGGTTGTACCGAGCCCATCGCCGCCGCTTATGCCGCCGCCGTCGCCGCCCGGCAACTGGGCTGCAAGCCCGTCCGGCTGGAGGTGGTGGTGTCGGACAACCTCTACAAGAACTCCATGGGGGTCTATGTGCCGGGCACCGGCAAGATTGGGCTGGCCATTGCCGCCGCCGCCGGCGCCATCGGTGGTAACGCTGAGGCCGGGCTGGAGGTGCTGGCCGCCATCACGCCGGCCCAGGTCGCAGAGGCGCAGGAGTTGATCGATGCAGGTCAGGTGCAGGTGAGCCGCACCTCGGCCCCCGAGTTCATCTATTGCCGGGTCCGGCTGCTGGGCCTTGATGCAGAGGGCACCGAACACAGCGCCGAGGTGACCCTGTGCGGCGGCCATACCCGCATCGTCGAGCAGCGCTGCAATGATGAAGTGACCTTCACGGCCGAGCAGGGCCAGGGCGGTGCCACCGGCGCCATCTGCGACGGGGTCGACATCAGCATCGCCGCCATTCATGAGTTCGCCACCCAGGTGGAGTTCGAGCAGATCCGCTTTATCCTGCAGGCTTCCGAGCTCAACGGCAAACTCTCCGACGAGGGGATGAACAACCCTTATGGCCTCGAGATCGGCCGCACCATGCAGCAGAACATCCAGGCCGGCCTCATCGGCGAGGACGTGATGAACCGCATCGTGATGCGCACTGCGGCGGCCTCCGATGCCCGCATGGGGGGCGCCAGCCTGCCGGCCATGAGCAACTTTGGCAGCGGCAACCAGGGCATCGCTGCCACCATCCCGGTGGTGGTCATCGCCGAGCGCTTCGGTGCCAGCGAAGAGCAGCTGGCCCGTGCCCTCATCATGAGCCACCTGGGGGCCATCTACATCAAGTCCCACTATCCGCCGCTGTCGGCCTTTTGCGGCAACACGGTCACCAGCGCGGCCGCCGCCATGGCCATGGTCTATCTGGCGGGCGGCAGTTTCGAGCAATCCTGCCACGCCATCCAGAACGTGCTGAGCGACAGCGCCGGCATGGTGTGCGACGGCGCCAAGGCCTCCTGCGCCATGAAGGTGAGCACCTCCTCCGGGGCGGCGGTGCGCGGCTTCCTGATGGCGCTCAACAGCCACGGGGTATCGGGGCAGGGGATCGTGGCGGGCAACGTGGAGCAGACCATTCGCAACGTGGGCCAGATGGTCAAAGACGGCATGTCTGCCACAGACAGCACCATTATTGATATCATGTCCGCCTGA
- a CDS encoding Rid family detoxifying hydrolase has product MKKIIVAEAAPDAIGPYSHGTAYGDLIFTSGQLPVCKQQGGVVEGGIEAQSRQALENLKHVLEAAGGNLDTVLKTTCYLAEISDFAAFNEVYKRYFLKDCPARSCFAVKDLPMGVRVEVEAIAHIAG; this is encoded by the coding sequence ATGAAAAAGATCATCGTGGCAGAAGCCGCACCCGATGCCATCGGTCCCTACAGCCATGGCACTGCCTATGGCGACCTCATCTTTACCTCTGGCCAGCTGCCGGTGTGCAAACAGCAGGGTGGCGTGGTGGAAGGGGGCATCGAAGCCCAGAGCCGTCAGGCGCTGGAGAACCTCAAGCATGTCTTGGAGGCCGCCGGCGGCAACCTGGATACCGTGCTCAAGACCACCTGCTATCTCGCCGAGATCAGTGATTTTGCCGCGTTCAACGAGGTTTATAAACGCTATTTCCTGAAAGATTGCCCGGCCCGCAGCTGCTTTGCGGTGAAGGATCTGCCGATGGGTGTCAGGGTAGAAGTGGAAGCGATCGCTCACATCGCTGGTTAA
- a CDS encoding aromatic amino acid transport family protein: protein MDAHSTTLTRPVMGTLEWKEAVRFDSTDWGWVIMSIGMAIGAGIVFLPVQVGLMGLWVFLLSAVIGYPAMYMFQRLFINTLATSPECKDYPSVISGYLGKNWGVLLGALYFVMLVIWVFVYSTAITNDSASFLQSFGVTQQLLSENPFYGLVLICALVALASRGENLLFKISTFMVLTKISVVAVLGLMMVSKWDAANITAMPASGDWLKDAIVMLPFTLTSILFIQSLSPMVISYRSREKSLEVARFKAMRAMNIAFGILFVVVFFYAVSFTLAMGHEQAVKASEENISALAMVAQGMPGQTLKLLSLTLNIFAVMTAYFGVYLGFREACQGLAMNLLRRVMPEERINKGLVGKGIMLFTVLLSWGAIVLNAPVLSFTSICSPIFGMVGCLIPAYLVYQVPALHKYKGVSLYIIIVTGLLLCVSPFLAFN from the coding sequence ATGGACGCGCACAGTACGACACTCACCCGGCCCGTGATGGGCACGCTGGAATGGAAAGAAGCGGTTCGTTTTGACAGCACCGACTGGGGCTGGGTCATCATGAGCATCGGCATGGCCATCGGGGCGGGGATCGTCTTCCTGCCGGTGCAGGTGGGACTGATGGGGCTGTGGGTGTTTCTGCTGTCGGCGGTGATCGGCTACCCGGCCATGTACATGTTCCAGCGCCTCTTCATCAATACCCTGGCCACCTCGCCCGAGTGCAAGGACTACCCCAGCGTCATCAGCGGCTACCTCGGCAAGAACTGGGGCGTGCTGCTCGGCGCCCTCTACTTCGTGATGCTGGTGATCTGGGTGTTCGTCTACTCCACCGCCATCACCAATGACAGCGCCTCCTTCCTGCAAAGCTTCGGGGTCACCCAGCAACTGCTCTCCGAGAATCCCTTCTACGGGCTGGTGCTGATCTGCGCCCTGGTGGCGTTGGCGTCGCGCGGCGAGAACCTCTTGTTCAAGATCTCCACCTTCATGGTGTTGACCAAGATCAGCGTGGTGGCGGTACTCGGTCTGATGATGGTGAGCAAGTGGGATGCCGCCAACATCACCGCCATGCCGGCCAGCGGTGACTGGCTGAAGGATGCCATCGTCATGCTCCCCTTCACCCTCACCTCCATTCTCTTCATCCAGAGTCTGAGCCCCATGGTGATCTCCTACCGCTCGCGGGAAAAATCCCTGGAAGTGGCTCGCTTCAAGGCGATGCGCGCCATGAACATCGCCTTCGGCATCCTGTTCGTGGTGGTGTTCTTCTACGCCGTCTCCTTCACCCTGGCCATGGGCCACGAGCAGGCGGTCAAAGCCTCCGAGGAGAACATCTCGGCGCTGGCCATGGTGGCTCAGGGCATGCCGGGCCAGACCCTCAAGCTGCTCAGCCTCACCCTCAACATCTTCGCGGTGATGACCGCCTACTTCGGCGTCTATCTGGGCTTTCGTGAAGCCTGCCAGGGGCTGGCGATGAACCTGCTGCGCCGGGTGATGCCGGAAGAGCGCATCAACAAGGGGCTGGTGGGCAAGGGCATCATGCTGTTCACCGTGCTGCTCTCCTGGGGGGCCATCGTGCTCAACGCCCCGGTGCTGAGCTTCACCTCCATCTGCAGCCCCATCTTCGGTATGGTGGGGTGCCTCATCCCGGCCTACCTGGTCTATCAGGTGCCGGCGCTGCACAAGTACAAAGGGGTCTCCCTCTACATCATCATCGTCACCGGCCTGCTGCTCTGCGTCTCGCCCTTCCTGGCGTTCAACTGA
- a CDS encoding helix-turn-helix transcriptional regulator encodes MKLQELSQTDFEILKAMEIIVDGIAAMYGQHTEVLLHSLDARNPSIIKIANGHITGRSVGAPITNLAMMKLKSGQDISSPYMTKCATGKTLRSLTTVIRNGEGQAIGLLCINTDMDAPLQSVLRTMMPECLHGHDGHATPEVFARNIDEALNSTIDTVSAEVRGNEAVPPSQKTRVMVNQLHELGIFELKDSAQIAARQLGISVHSIYRYLREIKKG; translated from the coding sequence GTGAAGCTGCAAGAGCTGAGTCAGACCGATTTCGAGATCCTCAAGGCGATGGAGATCATCGTGGACGGCATCGCCGCCATGTATGGTCAGCACACCGAGGTGCTGTTGCACAGCCTGGATGCGCGCAATCCGTCGATCATCAAGATTGCCAACGGCCATATCACGGGGCGCAGCGTCGGTGCTCCCATCACCAACCTGGCGATGATGAAACTCAAGAGCGGGCAGGATATCTCCAGCCCCTACATGACCAAGTGCGCCACCGGCAAGACCCTGCGCTCGCTTACCACCGTCATTCGCAATGGCGAGGGGCAGGCCATCGGCTTGCTCTGCATCAACACCGACATGGATGCCCCGCTGCAATCCGTGCTGCGCACCATGATGCCGGAGTGCCTGCACGGCCACGATGGGCATGCCACCCCGGAGGTGTTTGCCCGCAACATCGATGAGGCCCTCAACAGCACCATCGACACCGTCAGTGCCGAGGTGCGCGGCAACGAGGCGGTGCCCCCGTCCCAGAAGACCCGGGTCATGGTCAACCAGCTGCACGAGCTCGGCATCTTCGAGCTCAAGGACAGCGCCCAGATAGCGGCCCGCCAGCTCGGCATCTCGGTTCACTCCATCTACCGCTATCTGCGGGAGATCAAGAAGGGCTGA